The DNA window AAAAAATATTAAAGTAATTCAATTTGCAGAAAGTTTAGGTGGAGTTGAAACTTTAATGACTTATCCTATGTATCAAACTCATGCTGATGTACCTTTGGAAGAAAGATTAGCAAGAGGTATAGATGAATGTTTATTAAGATTATCTGTTGGAATTGAAGATGTAAATGATTTAATTGAAGATTTAGATCAAGCTATAAATAGTTAAAAAGAGAGTGTAGAAAAAAGTCTGTAATTACTAAAAGAATGTAGTCTTCTATGATAGAATATTAAAAATCATAGGAGGCTATTTTTATGAAAGAGAAAAAAGAAGTTTATGAGGTTAAAACTATTAACTGAAGGAAAGAAAAATATTATTGTCCAAGCTTTAAATACAAACTTAGTACTAAGGAAAAAGTGGACTATCTTCTAGAAAAAAGTCCTGAATTAGATGTTAATTTTAATATATATCAAGATATTCTTCTAAAAAAATATATGAAATATATTGAAAATATGTTTAAATCAAACATTACAAATAGGTTGATAGAAGGTTTAAACAATAAAATTAAGTCAATAAAGAGAACAGCATTTGGATATTCAAATTTTAGTAATTTTAAAAAGCACATACTAATTCAAGCAGGAATTATATCAATTAGTACTTAATTTTTTAATTCAATAAAGTGATTTAATTAAACAAAAAAGAGAATCTTTTAAGATTTTATTCTCAAAAAAATTCTCTTTGTTCTGTTAATTGTAAGTCTAAACTTTTTTATCAACACTATTTGACAAACAACCAAAAATTTTTAATAACTCTATCTTAATTATATATTTTTTTATTAAAAATATTATGTCATAATTTTAATTTGATCTTTTCCATCATCTTCAAAAACAAAATAATCTAGGATTTTTATTTTTACTTCATCACCTTCATTTAAAGTGTTGTAAGTTGAAGCTCTTGCAATTATTCTTAAAATATTTCCATTTCCAATATCAACTCTTAAATCATTACAATCTCCTAAATAGAATTTAGAATAAACTTTACCTGTGATTTCTCCATCATCAGAAAGAATAGCATTTTCTGGACGAATTGCTACAACAACATTTCCTTTAAATGAACTTGTGTTAGGAAGTGTTTGTCCATTAGTATTATCAAGCAAAATTTTATTTCCTTCAACCTTTCCTTTAATAAAATCAACCTTACCTACAAAGTTTGCAACAAACATATTTTTAGGTTTAGAATATATTTCTTGAGGAGGCGCTACTTGTTGTACTTCCCCTTTATTAATCAATACAATTCTATCACTCATTGTCATTGCTTCTATTTGGTCATGAGTTACATAAATAACTGTTATTTTTAATTTTTTAGTTATTTCCTTTATTTCATATCTCATTTCCTCTCTTAACTTTGCATCAAGATTTGAAAGAGGTTCATCCAATAATAAAATTTCTGGCTGAGCCACTAAAGCTCTTCCTAATGCAACCCTTTGTTGTTGTCCTCCTGATAATTCA is part of the Fusobacterium nucleatum genome and encodes:
- a CDS encoding ABC transporter ATP-binding protein, which gives rise to MASVTITGVTKSFGNVTVLQEFNQKFEDGEFITLLGPSGCGKTTMLRLIAGFEKPSSGEIYIGDKLVSSEKQFLPPEKRGIGMVFQSYAVWPHMNVFDNIAYPLKIQKINKNEIEERVNQVLKIVHLEQYKDRFPSELSGGQQQRVALGRALVAQPEILLLDEPLSNLDAKLREEMRYEIKEITKKLKITVIYVTHDQIEAMTMSDRIVLINKGEVQQVAPPQEIYSKPKNMFVANFVGKVDFIKGKVEGNKILLDNTNGQTLPNTSSFKGNVVVAIRPENAILSDDGEITGKVYSKFYLGDCNDLRVDIGNGNILRIIARASTYNTLNEGDEVKIKILDYFVFEDDGKDQIKIMT